The DNA segment GAAAACCTGCCGCGCAAGCTCAAACGGGCGTTCGCCTCCAGTCATGATGTCGTCACCGTTCAAGAACAGGGGTGGTCCGGCGTGCTCAACAGCGAGCTTCTGCGCCGGGCCGACGCGGCATTCGATGCGTTCGTGACGCTGGACCGTGGAATCGAGTACCAGCAGGATCTCACGGCGCTCTCGATTCGGATCGTGATCGTCCGCGCGCGCTCGAACAAGTTGGACGACCTCCTGCCTCTCGTGCCGTCGATTCAGGTCGCGCTCGAACGGCTTGCGCCCGGTGCGCTCGCCCACGTGTCGGGCTGACTCTGTGCCGACCGACGCTCCCATTCTGCCACCCGCTCGTCTCGGTGTCATGCCCATTCCGTTGAAGCGGCTCAACGCGCTCCGCACCGGGCGTTCGCTCGCGGCTGAGATCCCAGCCAATAAACCGGGGCGGCGAGCTTTTGTCGTCGTGGTCCCGCAGTGCCCGTCACCGTATGAGCAACCCGAGGCCTGGCTCTACACAGACCGCCAGTACGGATCCGTTCGACCTACGCCTGTGCTTCGAAGCCCCTCGTTCATCACCGGTTTCGAGGTCTTGCGTATCGAGCACGACGCGCAATACACATACAGGGAATGGGGGTGGGACGCTGACCTCGTGCTGGCAGACAAGTCGACGCGGACGAAGAGAGTGCTCGTCGATGCAGAGGGCGAGATCGAGACAGCGCTTGCACCATGGCTGGACGACGTAGAAACGCTCGGTCCGCCTCAAGACCATGACAGCGCACTCGTGAATAGCCCGCATCTCGGGCGACCGGAAGAGTATCCGCATCTGTGGAAGTAGTCCTGACACGAATCCGTTTCCTGATACGAATCCGTTTGGGCGTCCAGGCAGACGCACGGGATCGTACCTCGTCGGATCGCCCTGTGCTCACGAGGAGCCGAAATCGACGGTCGCCGCGGCGTTTTCGCGCAACAACGGACAAGCCGTGGGCGTCATGAGGGCGCTACGCTTGAGCCCCGCTCTCTCGTCCAACCACCTGATTCTGAACCGATGCACATCGACTCCTTGCTGCTTGCCCTGGTGTCTCTTCTTTTTCTGTCGCCAGGCAGCACAGCCCACTTGAACGGGGCCCACCTCGCCGACGACGGCGAACCCGCCACCGTCGAAACCCAGGACGTTGACGATCCCAGCGATGACCCGCCTGAGGACAACCCGCTGCTGATGGTGTGGGATACGCCGTTCGGTACCCCGCCGCTGGATCTCATCGACGAGGCCCACTTCCTGCCGGCCTATGACGTGGCGCTGGCGAATCATACCGCCGAGATCGAGGCGATTGCCACCAACGCGGAGGCACCCACGTTTACTAACACGATGCTGGCGATGCAGCAGGCGGGGCGCGACCTCGGCCGCATCTCGCGGGTGTTCTTCAACCTGACTAGCTCGGCCTCGAACGACGAGATCCGCGCGATCCAGCGCGAGATGAGCCCGCGCCTCGCCGCGCACAGCGCCTCGATCACGCTCAACCCGGCGCTGTTCGCCCGCATCGACGCACTCTATCAGGCGCGCGAGACGCTCGACCTCGAACCGCAGGAGGCGCGGCTGCTGGAGACCACGCACGAGGACTTTATCCGCGCCGGGGCCCAGTTGGAGGGCACGGACCGCGAGCGCTTTGCCGAGATCCGCTCGTCGCTAGCGGGGCTGTACACCCAGTTCGCCCAGAACGAGCAGGCCGACCGGGAGGCGTGGACGCTCGAACTGAGCGAGGAGGACATCGCGGACCTGCCGGACTACATCGTGTCGGCGGCGGCCGGGGCGGCGGCGGACCGCGGCATGGAGGGCCACGTGATCACGCTGGCCCGCTCCAGCGTGGAGCCGTTCCTGCAGGCCTCGCCCAACCGCGAGCAGCGCGAGATCGCCTGGCGTGCCTGGACCCAGCGCGGGTCCAACGCGAACGACAACGACAACGAGGACACGATCCGCGAGATTCTGGCCCTCCGCCTGGAGCTTGCCAACCTACTCGGCTTCGAGACCTTCGCCCACTACCGCACCGCCGGGACGATGGCAGG comes from the Bacteroidota bacterium genome and includes:
- a CDS encoding DUF5615 family PIN-like protein, coding for MRVLLDENLPRKLKRAFASSHDVVTVQEQGWSGVLNSELLRRADAAFDAFVTLDRGIEYQQDLTALSIRIVIVRARSNKLDDLLPLVPSIQVALERLAPGALAHVSG